The DNA window GAGAAGCAGCCCATGACTCAGGAAAACTCATCTCCTTCGACCCTGGACAGGATCTGCACATGTACTCTGAAGCTGAACTCAAAGATGTTTTGAAGATAACAGACATACTCTTCGGAAATCATCATGAAATAAAGAGGATCCAGGAAATTTTAAACATGAACATTGATGATTTAAGAAACTTCGGACCCGAAATAGTGGTTACAACCTATGGAAAGGATGGAAGTCGGATAAATTCTGGGAATGAAATCAGAATTGATGCAGTACTGAAGGAAACTGTGGATCCAACAGGAGCAGGAGATTCCTACAGGGCCGGATTTTTAAATGCTTATCTCCGTGGTGAAGATCTTGAGTACTGTGGTAAATTTGCATCGTCGGTATCATCGTTCATTGTTGAAGCTGAGGGCTGTCAAACAAATGTACCTGATGAAAATATGGTAAAAACAAGAATGAATGATATGTGGCCCTAGTACTTGTTAAACTTAAACATCATCATACTTTTTTTTAATTTTATAGTTCCTTGATTGTGTTAAAATAAATATTAACTATTTGAATAATATTAATACTGGACTTTCTGAAATTGATTAAGGAATTTATCAAAGTCATAGTATTCTTCAGTTCTAGATAAAAAGGTTAAAATATAAAAAGAGTAACTTAATAGTATCATTCTACATAATGATCCTCGGTTTTGTTTCATGTATTATTTTAACA is part of the Methanobacterium lacus genome and encodes:
- a CDS encoding carbohydrate kinase family protein, with the protein product MAGDLLNKTDLLAIGHTALDYIIQVKEFPEANSSTSINKMKTLFGGAAANVAVVASTLGLKVSLVSAVGSGFIDSDYHNKLKDLRIDTQSMIVIEDENTPTAFVLTDNEKDQISYFYWGAASEFKNSEVPYNAIEKVEAVHLATGDPGFNSRSGEAAHDSGKLISFDPGQDLHMYSEAELKDVLKITDILFGNHHEIKRIQEILNMNIDDLRNFGPEIVVTTYGKDGSRINSGNEIRIDAVLKETVDPTGAGDSYRAGFLNAYLRGEDLEYCGKFASSVSSFIVEAEGCQTNVPDENMVKTRMNDMWP